Proteins encoded in a region of the Streptomyces akebiae genome:
- a CDS encoding LysR family transcriptional regulator, which yields MRTEQLEYITAVTRLGSLRRAADELRLSQPALSETVRNLERELGVDLLERKRSGATMSASGRELLPHIIGVLDAVDRLRAAAGEQHRISRTVRLGTVNAATVPLLIPVIRDFRAAHPLTRVEVVGAQQTDIQRALLEGAFDLGLVNHLDGDDVPAAFEATELLQGRPVVVVRPDSPLAARAAVSVDDLLAVPLIGMRSGYVMHRYVHRLLDGRDPAFAYSTDGAEMGKLMVAEGLGATVLPDFSVIGDPLERRGTLVHRPIADDTTQVLLMLQRRRADSVPQAARDLYEAFVRRARTLGARAGS from the coding sequence TCTCCCAGCCCGCGTTGAGCGAGACCGTACGGAATCTGGAACGTGAACTCGGGGTCGATCTGCTGGAGCGCAAGCGGTCCGGGGCGACGATGAGCGCCTCGGGCCGGGAGCTGCTGCCGCACATCATCGGGGTGCTGGACGCGGTGGACCGGCTGCGGGCCGCGGCGGGCGAGCAGCACCGCATCAGCCGTACGGTCCGCCTGGGCACGGTGAACGCGGCGACCGTGCCGCTGCTGATCCCGGTGATCCGTGACTTCCGCGCCGCCCACCCGCTCACGCGGGTCGAGGTGGTCGGCGCACAGCAGACCGATATCCAACGGGCGCTGCTGGAGGGGGCGTTCGACCTCGGGCTCGTCAACCACCTCGACGGTGACGACGTGCCGGCCGCGTTCGAGGCCACCGAACTGCTGCAGGGCAGGCCGGTGGTGGTCGTCCGCCCGGACAGCCCGCTGGCGGCCCGGGCGGCGGTGTCGGTGGACGACCTGCTCGCCGTACCGCTGATCGGCATGCGCTCCGGGTACGTCATGCACCGCTACGTCCACCGGCTCCTCGACGGCCGCGACCCCGCCTTCGCGTACTCCACCGACGGCGCCGAGATGGGCAAACTGATGGTCGCGGAAGGGCTCGGGGCGACGGTCCTGCCGGACTTCAGCGTGATCGGCGACCCCCTGGAACGGCGCGGCACCCTCGTCCACCGGCCGATCGCCGACGACACCACCCAGGTTCTGCTGATGCTCCAGCGCCGCAGGGCGGACTCCGTGCCGCAGGCGGCGCGGGATCTGTACGAAGCGTTCGTCCGGCGGGCGCGGACGCTGGGCGCCCGGGCCGGCTCCTGA